The following proteins are encoded in a genomic region of Chelmon rostratus isolate fCheRos1 chromosome 3, fCheRos1.pri, whole genome shotgun sequence:
- the LOC121604820 gene encoding CMRF35-like molecule 9 isoform X1: protein MRKMLLLGIWLSSAVRGQQSKIQLSAQEGGLVKISCRYDSGYETYPKYFCKGDYGKRRKLAETLGTKFKESKQKGKYYLYDDTKQRILHVTIHDLSLNDGGTYWCEIDAYMYDPITEIKLRVYKAPAPLKPPLVTSNPLTFNHSSSPRQESAGTTVSESACRTALCFAPSEDTLTGKEQYLAAAAAAAAAAAVLLLSLVLYFRLRKHRHDTTRATLEHEADPRINTCSTQFICVENHSRGQPREVDPSVNISSPGNLYAAVTGRRGPGPHTSVCHPVSVRTWTANPSAMRSCLQDDASARKIMQCEANSCSASSPSTDAGDQHISEDCVLYSTVCF from the exons ATGAGGAAAATGCTTCTTCTTGGCATCTGGCTGTCCTCTG CAGTCAGAGGCCAGCAATCAAAGATTCAGCTATCAGCCCAGGAGGGAGGCCTGGTTAAGATCTCCTGCCGATACGACTCTGGGTATGAAACATATCCGAAATACTTCTGTAAGGGTGATTATGGTAAAAGGCGGAAACTAGCGGAAACCCTTGGTACAAAGTTCaaagagagcaaacaaaaagggaaatatTATCTCTATGATGATACCAAACAAAGAATCCTGCATGTGACCATCCATGACCTGAGCCTGAATGATGGTGGGACGTATTGGTGTGAAATAGATGCATACATGTATGATCCCATAACAGAAATCAAGCTCAGAGTCTACAAAG CTCCTGCACCTCTCAAACCTCCACTGGTCACCTCAAATCCTCTTACTTTCAACCACAGTTCAAGCCCACGCCAGGAATCAGCAGGAACTACAG TGTCAGAGAGCGCCTGTCGCACAGCACTGTGTTTCGCTCCATCTGAAGATACGCTCACAG GAAAGGAGCAGTacttggctgctgctgctgctgctgctgctgctgctgctgtcctgctgctgagTCTGGTTTTGTACTTTAGactgaggaaacacagacatgacacCACAAGAG CCACATTGGAACACGAGGCAGACCCAAGGATCAACACATGCAGTACG CAGTTTATATGTGTTGAGAACCACAGCCGGGGTCAGCCAAGAGAGGTGGACCCATCAGTCAACATTAGTTCACCTGGCAACCTCTATGCAGCAGTGACAGGTCGCAGAGGTCCAGGTCCCCACACATCAGTTTGTCATCCAGTATCAGTCCGGACTTGGACGGCTAATCCCAGCGCAATGAGATCCTGTCTGCAGGATGATGCCTCAGCACGGAAAATCATGCAGTGCGAGGCGAACTCCTGCAGCGCCAGCAGCCCCTCCACCGACGCTGGAGACCAACACATCAGTGAGGACTGTGTGCTCTACTCCACAGTCTGCTTCTAA
- the LOC121604820 gene encoding CMRF35-like molecule 9 isoform X3 — protein MRKMLLLGIWLSSVRGQQSKIQLSAQEGGLVKISCRYDSGYETYPKYFCKGDYGKRRKLAETLGTKFKESKQKGKYYLYDDTKQRILHVTIHDLSLNDGGTYWCEIDAYMYDPITEIKLRVYKAPAPLKPPLVTSNPLTFNHSSSPRQESAGTTVSESACRTALCFAPSEDTLTGKEQYLAAAAAAAAAAAVLLLSLVLYFRLRKHRHDTTRATLEHEADPRINTCSTQFICVENHSRGQPREVDPSVNISSPGNLYAAVTGRRGPGPHTSVCHPVSVRTWTANPSAMRSCLQDDASARKIMQCEANSCSASSPSTDAGDQHISEDCVLYSTVCF, from the exons ATGAGGAAAATGCTTCTTCTTGGCATCTGGCTGTCCTCTG TCAGAGGCCAGCAATCAAAGATTCAGCTATCAGCCCAGGAGGGAGGCCTGGTTAAGATCTCCTGCCGATACGACTCTGGGTATGAAACATATCCGAAATACTTCTGTAAGGGTGATTATGGTAAAAGGCGGAAACTAGCGGAAACCCTTGGTACAAAGTTCaaagagagcaaacaaaaagggaaatatTATCTCTATGATGATACCAAACAAAGAATCCTGCATGTGACCATCCATGACCTGAGCCTGAATGATGGTGGGACGTATTGGTGTGAAATAGATGCATACATGTATGATCCCATAACAGAAATCAAGCTCAGAGTCTACAAAG CTCCTGCACCTCTCAAACCTCCACTGGTCACCTCAAATCCTCTTACTTTCAACCACAGTTCAAGCCCACGCCAGGAATCAGCAGGAACTACAG TGTCAGAGAGCGCCTGTCGCACAGCACTGTGTTTCGCTCCATCTGAAGATACGCTCACAG GAAAGGAGCAGTacttggctgctgctgctgctgctgctgctgctgctgctgtcctgctgctgagTCTGGTTTTGTACTTTAGactgaggaaacacagacatgacacCACAAGAG CCACATTGGAACACGAGGCAGACCCAAGGATCAACACATGCAGTACG CAGTTTATATGTGTTGAGAACCACAGCCGGGGTCAGCCAAGAGAGGTGGACCCATCAGTCAACATTAGTTCACCTGGCAACCTCTATGCAGCAGTGACAGGTCGCAGAGGTCCAGGTCCCCACACATCAGTTTGTCATCCAGTATCAGTCCGGACTTGGACGGCTAATCCCAGCGCAATGAGATCCTGTCTGCAGGATGATGCCTCAGCACGGAAAATCATGCAGTGCGAGGCGAACTCCTGCAGCGCCAGCAGCCCCTCCACCGACGCTGGAGACCAACACATCAGTGAGGACTGTGTGCTCTACTCCACAGTCTGCTTCTAA
- the LOC121604820 gene encoding CMRF35-like molecule 9 isoform X2, with the protein MRKMLLLGIWLSSAVRGQQSKIQLSAQEGGLVKISCRYDSGYETYPKYFCKGDYGKRRKLAETLGTKFKESKQKGKYYLYDDTKQRILHVTIHDLSLNDGGTYWCEIDAYMYDPITEIKLRVYKAPAPLKPPLVTSNPLTFNHSSSPRQESAGTTVSESACRTALCFAPSEDTLTGKEQYLAAAAAAAAAAAVLLLSLVLYFRLRKHRHDTTRATLEHEADPRINTCSTFICVENHSRGQPREVDPSVNISSPGNLYAAVTGRRGPGPHTSVCHPVSVRTWTANPSAMRSCLQDDASARKIMQCEANSCSASSPSTDAGDQHISEDCVLYSTVCF; encoded by the exons ATGAGGAAAATGCTTCTTCTTGGCATCTGGCTGTCCTCTG CAGTCAGAGGCCAGCAATCAAAGATTCAGCTATCAGCCCAGGAGGGAGGCCTGGTTAAGATCTCCTGCCGATACGACTCTGGGTATGAAACATATCCGAAATACTTCTGTAAGGGTGATTATGGTAAAAGGCGGAAACTAGCGGAAACCCTTGGTACAAAGTTCaaagagagcaaacaaaaagggaaatatTATCTCTATGATGATACCAAACAAAGAATCCTGCATGTGACCATCCATGACCTGAGCCTGAATGATGGTGGGACGTATTGGTGTGAAATAGATGCATACATGTATGATCCCATAACAGAAATCAAGCTCAGAGTCTACAAAG CTCCTGCACCTCTCAAACCTCCACTGGTCACCTCAAATCCTCTTACTTTCAACCACAGTTCAAGCCCACGCCAGGAATCAGCAGGAACTACAG TGTCAGAGAGCGCCTGTCGCACAGCACTGTGTTTCGCTCCATCTGAAGATACGCTCACAG GAAAGGAGCAGTacttggctgctgctgctgctgctgctgctgctgctgctgtcctgctgctgagTCTGGTTTTGTACTTTAGactgaggaaacacagacatgacacCACAAGAG CCACATTGGAACACGAGGCAGACCCAAGGATCAACACATGCAGTACG TTTATATGTGTTGAGAACCACAGCCGGGGTCAGCCAAGAGAGGTGGACCCATCAGTCAACATTAGTTCACCTGGCAACCTCTATGCAGCAGTGACAGGTCGCAGAGGTCCAGGTCCCCACACATCAGTTTGTCATCCAGTATCAGTCCGGACTTGGACGGCTAATCCCAGCGCAATGAGATCCTGTCTGCAGGATGATGCCTCAGCACGGAAAATCATGCAGTGCGAGGCGAACTCCTGCAGCGCCAGCAGCCCCTCCACCGACGCTGGAGACCAACACATCAGTGAGGACTGTGTGCTCTACTCCACAGTCTGCTTCTAA
- the LOC121604631 gene encoding CMRF35-like molecule 1, whose product MGTSLKVIIYLMTARVSLLSVTGYKGGGVGNINWDEITTKEQNCVTGDTVKIKCPYPHSHESREKFLCKGKDPLTCKMLIHTTEQDSHVAEGRFDISDNKRLKHFYVSIKNVNLHDSGMFWCGSDWTRQQQTYMNIILTVEEGHSKSKTVSSPPERDPGEDPPNIGVIGGVVGCLALLVILVVVFVLLRHKLPSTQVCCPARESTRQRTNAGHNTEGNHGDHHYEDIQMCSQRAGSGNTLPSVYATVNPPADQLHYASVNFQSDPVSVSTDRNALSDANKNGSSACDYSSVSRTVAATRPPAAEQTLYSTVTKPGEP is encoded by the exons ATGGGAACATCACTAAAAGTCATCATCTACTTAATGACAG CTCGTGTGAGTTTATTGTCTGTCACAGGATACAAAGGAGGAGGCGTCGGCAATATCA actggGATGAAATTACAACAAAGGAACAAAATTGTGTGACCGGGGACACTGTAAAGATCAAGTGTCCCTATCCACACAGCCATGAGAGCCGGGAAAAATTCCTGTGCAAAGGGAAGGATCCCCTCACCTGCAAGATGCTAATACATACAACAGAACAGGACAGCCATGTGGCTGAAGGCAGGTTTGATATAAGTGATAACAAAAGACTGAAGCACTTCTATGTGTCCATTAAGAATGTGAACCTACACGACTCTGGAATGTTCTGGTGTGGCTCTGACTGGACAAGGCAGCAACAGACATACATGAATATCATCCTGACTGTAG AAGAAGGacacagcaaaagcaaaacagtaaGCAGTCCTCCTGAAAGAGATCCGGGGGAAGACCCTCCAAACATAG GTGTGATCGGTGGTGTGGTAGGGTGTCTGGCATTGCTCGTGATTCTTGTGGTTGTATTTGTACTGCTCAGACACAAACTCCCCAGCACACAAG TGTGTTGTCCTGCCCGGGAATCAACACGGCAGAGGACAAACGCTGGCCATAACACAGag GGAAATCATGGAGATCACCACTATGAGGACATTCAGATGTGCAGCCAGCGGGCGGGCTCAGGAAACACACTGCCATCCGTTTACGCAACCGTCAACCCTCCCGCAGATCAGCTCCACTACGCCAGCGTCAATTTCCAGAGCGACCCGGTCAGTGTCTCGACAGACAGGAACGCACTCTCTGACGCAAACAAAAATGGCTCCTCGGCCTGTGACTACTCCTCTGTCAGTAGGACTGTGGCTGCCACCCGtccaccagcagcagagcagactcTCTATTCCACAGTCACAAAGCCTGGGGAACCATGA